One segment of Ferrovum sp. PN-J185 DNA contains the following:
- the polA gene encoding DNA polymerase I, whose protein sequence is MSVRAKPLLVLVDGSSYLYRAYHALPDLRSHTGFPTGAMVGVLNMLRRLEHDYKPDYLACVFDAKGPTFRHELYPDYKSHRPPMPSDLAQQIAPLHEAISALGWPLIVEEGVEADDVIGTLAHHALTAQVEVLISTGDKDMVQLIKPHLSLMNTMTNEKLDEQAAQEKYGIHPSQFIDYLTLIGDSADNVPGVHKVGPKTAQKWISEYGTLNAVMERASEVKGALGERLKEALTWLPQARELLTIRCDVPLRHTLDDLIKSPRQEEVLLAIAKTYDLRQLMREEQLLTATTQASNENPVQHIPATTQDKDYQTILLWQDFEEWFSKINASELTAFDTETTSLDPFQAQLVGMSFAVTPYEAAYLPLQHQGPDRVDQLPLQEVLEKLKIWLESPEKKKVGQNLKFDAHVLANHGVTLRGITHDTLLESYILESHLPHNLESLAKRHLGEDTLSYESITGKGAKAIGFEQVAIDKASYYAAEDADITYRIHQKLITELSATPKLFDVYHDIELPIQTILWEMEREGVLIDANLLLKQSDQLGQQLIDIENQVHQLAGRPFNLNSPKQIQEILFQQLSLPVIKKTPKGDPSTDESVLQELALDYPIAKQLLFYRSLAKLKSTYTDKLPRMVNPHTGRVHTHYAQAVAVTGRLSSSDPNLQNIPIRTAEGRRIREAFIAPPGKLLVSADYSQIELRIMAHLSQDAGLVEAFSQGLDVHRATAAEIFATTPDEVTDEQRRAAKAINFGLIYGMSAFGLAKQINCERSAAQAYMDKYFQRYPGVQRYMSETRESAKKHGFVETVLGRRLWLPDIRQGNPMRRQGAERAAINAPMQGTAADLIKLAMIKVTEDIQRLKLQSRLIMQVHDELILEVPTEEKDTINELLPQAMENVVSLNVPLKVELGWGQNWDAAH, encoded by the coding sequence TAAGGCGTCTAGAACATGATTATAAGCCGGATTACCTTGCTTGCGTATTTGATGCTAAGGGGCCGACTTTCAGACATGAATTATACCCTGATTACAAGTCGCATCGACCACCTATGCCAAGCGATTTAGCGCAACAGATTGCACCGCTTCATGAAGCCATTTCTGCTTTGGGTTGGCCGTTAATTGTTGAAGAGGGGGTGGAAGCGGACGATGTTATTGGTACGCTTGCGCATCATGCCCTAACAGCGCAGGTGGAGGTTCTGATTTCTACCGGCGATAAGGATATGGTGCAACTCATTAAGCCACATTTGAGCTTAATGAATACCATGACTAACGAAAAGCTTGACGAACAAGCAGCGCAAGAAAAATATGGGATTCATCCCAGTCAGTTTATTGACTACCTGACTTTAATTGGGGATAGCGCTGACAATGTTCCTGGGGTACATAAGGTAGGCCCAAAAACCGCACAAAAATGGATTAGTGAGTATGGTACGCTCAATGCAGTTATGGAGCGGGCAAGTGAGGTCAAGGGCGCTCTCGGCGAGAGATTAAAAGAAGCATTAACTTGGTTACCGCAAGCCCGCGAGCTCTTGACTATTCGTTGCGATGTTCCGTTAAGACATACTTTAGATGATCTTATTAAATCACCTCGTCAAGAAGAGGTGTTATTAGCCATTGCTAAAACCTATGATTTACGTCAGTTAATGCGTGAAGAGCAACTCTTAACAGCAACAACTCAAGCCTCCAATGAAAACCCAGTGCAACATATACCCGCTACAACCCAGGATAAAGATTATCAAACCATACTTTTATGGCAAGATTTTGAAGAGTGGTTTAGCAAGATTAACGCCTCTGAATTAACAGCCTTTGATACAGAAACCACAAGTCTTGATCCGTTTCAGGCGCAGCTTGTGGGAATGTCATTTGCCGTTACGCCCTATGAGGCTGCATATTTACCCCTACAGCATCAAGGCCCTGATAGAGTTGATCAGTTACCACTGCAGGAAGTATTAGAGAAACTTAAGATTTGGTTAGAAAGTCCAGAGAAAAAGAAAGTAGGACAAAATTTAAAATTTGATGCCCACGTATTAGCCAATCATGGCGTTACTCTTAGGGGTATTACGCATGATACGCTACTAGAGTCTTATATCTTAGAATCACATCTTCCTCATAACCTTGAAAGTCTTGCTAAGAGACATTTGGGTGAGGACACACTGTCTTACGAAAGTATAACGGGTAAGGGGGCAAAAGCCATTGGCTTTGAACAGGTGGCGATTGATAAGGCAAGTTACTATGCAGCCGAAGACGCTGACATTACCTATAGGATTCACCAAAAATTAATTACAGAGCTCAGCGCTACCCCTAAGTTATTTGACGTTTATCACGATATAGAGTTACCTATTCAAACCATTTTATGGGAAATGGAAAGAGAGGGGGTCCTGATTGATGCCAACTTATTGCTCAAGCAGAGTGATCAATTAGGGCAGCAACTTATCGATATTGAAAACCAGGTTCACCAATTAGCGGGTAGACCTTTTAACCTCAATTCACCAAAGCAGATACAAGAGATTCTCTTTCAACAGTTGAGTCTTCCGGTGATTAAAAAAACGCCCAAAGGAGACCCCTCCACTGATGAAAGCGTATTGCAAGAGTTGGCCTTAGACTACCCCATTGCCAAGCAATTACTCTTTTATCGCAGTTTGGCTAAATTAAAATCCACTTATACAGATAAATTGCCACGCATGGTCAATCCACATACCGGTCGTGTACATACTCATTACGCCCAAGCTGTTGCTGTGACAGGACGGTTAAGTAGTAGCGATCCTAATTTGCAGAACATCCCTATTCGTACTGCAGAAGGGCGACGTATTCGAGAAGCATTTATTGCTCCCCCCGGGAAATTACTGGTTTCTGCTGATTATTCCCAAATTGAATTACGAATTATGGCGCATTTGTCACAGGATGCGGGCTTGGTTGAGGCTTTTTCTCAGGGGTTAGATGTACATAGAGCAACTGCTGCTGAAATTTTTGCTACCACACCTGATGAGGTAACTGATGAACAACGACGAGCAGCGAAAGCGATCAACTTTGGTTTGATTTACGGTATGTCAGCTTTTGGTCTTGCCAAGCAAATTAACTGCGAACGTTCAGCAGCTCAAGCCTACATGGATAAATATTTCCAACGCTATCCTGGGGTGCAACGATATATGAGTGAAACGCGTGAGAGTGCAAAAAAACATGGTTTTGTTGAAACTGTTTTAGGACGTCGCTTATGGTTACCTGATATTCGTCAAGGCAATCCAATGCGTCGCCAAGGGGCGGAGCGGGCAGCAATTAACGCCCCTATGCAAGGTACCGCCGCTGATTTGATAAAACTTGCCATGATTAAAGTGACGGAGGATATTCAGCGTTTAAAATTACAGAGTCGTCTCATCATGCAGGTACATGATGAGTTAATTCTTGAAGTGCCTACTGAAGAAAAAGACACGATTAATGAATTACTACCACAGGCGATGGAAAATGTGGTGTCACTCAATGTACCCTTAAAAGTAGAGTTAGGTTGGGGACAAAATTGGGATGCTGCTCACTAA